Proteins from one Aspergillus nidulans FGSC A4 chromosome VIII genomic window:
- a CDS encoding protein CYP651A1 (transcript_id=CADANIAT00001019), with the protein MLQETISLTPLGQPLIAGFVVVSAVLYLLYNTQQWRPNNLPLLNDGGPFDFLQVTAVNRFRRDARRLIKSGFDSYKNVFAMRTDVGVELFASPEYADQFRNHPSLKVFPFTAKMHHGHLPGFELCRSQPVEDRILIESVRTQLAQSLGKLIQPLASDIGEAISDRWPSESGWQEIVLGSVVERTIAQGTSSVYCLDEAWPEFVVKMEMALGMASAALSAWPVMLRRIVAKFLPECLELYRIMKSGRELMSRDMRRRTALQASTGEEPLNFFEWFKEASHGEEYDELILNLRIAFASMHGLCDHLVKILLRLSEDPQLVSDLRKEVIQVYETHGWSKTALYHLKLMDSAFKEVQRVDPILFVGRVAVADVTLKDGLIIQKGQSIRISGHTMWDEDKYPDAAHFDPYRFYRLRQAPGQENTAQFTSPTSDHLGFGYGGRACPGRFFAAAVLKISLCHVLMKYDIKPANGETGQHVWEFAAAINANMTAKVLVRRRQPEIQI; encoded by the exons ATGCTTCAGGAAACTATTAGTCTCACCCCGCTGGGCCAACCTTTGATCGCCGGTTTCGTGGTAGTCTCCGCTGTTTTATATTTGCTCTACAACACCCAGCAATGGCGTCCCAACAATCTCCCTCTTTTGAACGATGGGGGCCCATTCGACTTTCTTCAGGTGACAGCAGTGAATCGCTTTCGTCGCGATGCCCGGCGGCTCATAAAATCCGGCTTTGATTCT TACAAAAATGTCTTCGCAATGCGTACGGATGTAGGGGTGGAATTGTTTGCGTCTCCTGAATATGCGGACCAGTTCCGCAATCACCCTTCGCTGAAGGTATTCCCGTTCACTGCAAAG ATGCATCACGGTCATCTTCCGGGCTTTGAGCTATGCCGGTCACAGCCGGTTGAAGATCGCATTTTGATAGAGTCTGTGCGAACACAGCTCGCGCAGTCGCTTG GCAAACTGATCCAGCCGCTCGCATCAGATATCGGTGAAGCAATTAGCGATAGATGGCCTAGTGAATCAG GCTGGCAGGAAATAGTTCTTGGGTCGGTGGTCGAGCGTACCATAGCCCAGGGTACATCTTCTGTGTACTGCCTGGACGAGGCGTGGCCCGAGTTTGTGGTAAAGATGGAAATGGCTCTGGGTATGGCATCGGCGGCACTCTCCGCGTGGCCTGTGATGCTACGACGGATTGTGGCCAAGTTTCTACCTGAGTGCCTGGAGCTCTACCGCATCATGAAATCTGGCCGAGAGCTCATGAGCCGTGACATGCGCAGGAGAACGGCTCTGCAGGCATCAACAGGCGAAGAACCGCTAAACTTCTTTGAATGGTTCAAAGAAGCCTCGCACGGGGAAGAATATGACGAGCTCATACTTAACCTGCGGATTGCCTTTGCGTCCATGCATGGCCTCTGCGACCATCTGGTTAAGATCCTCCTGCGCCTTTCTGAGGATCCTCAGCTCGTCAGCGACCTTCGTAAAGAGGTCATCCAAGTCTACGAGACTCATGGGTGGAGCAAAACGGCGCTGTACCACTTGAAACTCATGGACAGTGCCTTTAAGGAAGTTCAACGGGTAGATCCAATCCTGTTTG TTGGCAGGGTCGCCGTCGCTGACGTAACGTTGAAAGACGGCCTCATCATTCAGAAAGGCCAGTCTATCCGCATATCTGGACACACAATGTGGGATGAGGACAAGTATCCTGACGCCGCGCACTTTGACCCGTATCGGTTTTACAGACTCCGACAGGCTCCAGGGCAGGAGAATACAGCACAGTTTACATCACCTACCTCCGATCACCTGGGATTCGGCTATGGAGGCCGCGCCTGTCCAGGACGGTTCTTCGCCGCAGCGGTGCTGAAGATATCTCTTTGCCACGTGTTGATGAAGTATGATATTAAACCGGCCAATGGGGAGACTGGGCAGCACGTGTGGGAGTTTGCGGCAGCAATCAACGCAAACATGACCGCAAAGGTGCTAGTAAGACGGCGACAGCCGGAGATCCAGATCTAa
- a CDS encoding protein CYP650A1 (transcript_id=CADANIAT00001017): MIIFNISALGPPKPMLQFVGRELVETSRATMLRLPIDSAMHPFSTLPNHELGLYIMWMMSAVFVIFKLLAPAKCDIPTVNGRRRFEIGQYQARRRFSVDGRGIILNGLQMARVFRVVSQKGPKIILGPEYANEVKSHPACNADVFIAKEFHAHVSGFEVLRPQQVMKDAIRLRLTRSIGALMKPISAETALILESQWGNSNCWHELDLNFTIASLVSRVSAVMFVGEELGRDQKWLSIVTNYSSDMFVADLDLCKWPEALRPIATYFLPSCGKLRRHIREAALMLYPILSEGYSAHQNKQNFLDWLEEIAGDRKYNPVLAQLSLAAAAIDTTSDLIIKTLTDICRFRDSQKLQEDLREEMVRVLRADGWEKSAMYNLKLLDSVLKETQRVKPVVVFGMGRYVTEQITLHDGTVISKGETINVVNTRIWDPAVYPNPLEWDPYRFVRRRDSGDHAAHLVSPTPDHMGFGLGKHSCPGRFFAATKIKIILCHILLKYDVKIPDEEISTVISSGNFLFPDSTLRISVRRRQDNLTIWD, encoded by the exons ATGATTATTTTCAACATCTCTGCCCTCGGTCCTCCCAAGCCCATGCTTCAA TTCGTCGGACGAGAGCTTGTTGAAACATCACGCGCGACCATGTTGCGACTTCCCATCGATAGCGCAATGCACCCCTTCTCAACTCTACCTAACCATGAACTCGGCCTCTATATCATGTGGATGATGTCTGCTGTCTTTGTGATATTTAAGCTGCTGGCACCAGCTAAATGCGATATCCCAACCGTGAACGGACGCAGGCGGTTTGAGATAGGACAGTACCAGGCAAGGCGGCGCTTTTCTGTCGATGGACGGGGCATTATCTTGAATGGGCTTCAGATG GCGCGTGTATTTCGCGTGGTTTCTCAAAAAGGGCCCAAGATAATCCTTGGGCCCGAATATGCCAATGAGGTTAAAAGCCATCCGGCCTGCAATGCGGATGTCTTTATAGCAAAGGAGTTCCACGCTCACGTATCAGGCTTTGAGGTCTTGCGGCCACAGCAAGTAATGAAAGATGCTATCCGGCTTAGACTGACCAGGTCCATCG GGGCCTTGATGAAACCCATCTCTGCTGAAACTGCACTGATTCTCGAATCACAATGGGGGAATAGTAATT GTTGGCATGAGTTAGATCTAAATTTCACCATAGCCTCGCTTGTCTCTCGAGTGTCGGCAGTCATGTTCGTCGGCGAGGAACTCGGCCGTGATCAGAAATGGCTTAGCATTGTCACCAACTACAGCTCTGATATGTTCGTGGCGGATCTAGATCTTTGCAAGTGGCCAGAGGCTCTGCGTCCCATTGCTACGTATTTCCTGCCTTCTTGCGGTAAACTACGACGCCATATCCGAGAAGCGGCACTAATGCTCTACCCCATACTTTCAGAGGGATACTCTGCGCATCAAAACAAGCAGAACTTTCTAGATTGGCTTGAAGAAATTGCAGGTGATCGGAAATACAACCCCGTGCTGGCACAGCTTTCCCTCGCTGCAGCGGCAATTGATACTACATCCGACCTCATAATTAAGACTCTGACTGATATCTGTCGTTTCCGCGATTCGCAGAAACTCCAAGAAGATCTTCGGGAGGAGATGGTCAGGGTTCTGCGGGCAGATGGATGGGAGAAGTCTGCCATGTACAACCTTAAACTTTTGGACAGCGTCCTGAAGGAAACACAGCGTGTCAAACCTGTCGTTGTTT TCGGTATGGGTCGCTACGTTACTGAACAGATAACATTACATGACGGAACTGTGATCTCAAAGGGCGAGACAATTAACGTCGTCAATACACGAATATGGGACCCAGCTGTCTATCCCAACCCGCTAGAATGGGACCCCTATAGATTTGTACGTCGTCGCGACTCGGGCGATCACGCAGCACATCTCGTTTCGCCCACACCAGATCACATGGGGTTCGGACTGGGAAAGCATTCATGCCCAGGCCGATTCTTTGCAGCCACGAAAATCAAAATCATACTATGTCATATTCTGTTAAAGTATGATGTGAAAATCCCTGATGAGGAAATTTCTACAGTGATTTCTTCGGGAAACTTTCTATTTCCCGACTCAACTTTGAGGATCTCAGTCAGGCGAAGGCAAGACAACTTGACTATCTGGGACTAA
- a CDS encoding uncharacterized protein (transcript_id=CADANIAT00001018): protein MSIRERLLATVSKYIAAYNEFDPSAMKTVRTPTCLTHGVAPTCKFTQSMEEHTRHMMLSRGVFRSVNASIVDDNITVVDEVSRQVVVKVKIRCETTVGPYENEAMFIMAMNEEGALVDEIFQFLDTARFRQFQGRLEEAQ, encoded by the coding sequence ATGTCAATCCGAGAAAGACTGCTTGCAACTGTTTCGAAATACATTGCCGCGTACAACGAGTTCGATCCAAGTGCTATGAAGACCGTTCGCACACCAACCTGCCTTACTCATGGAGTTGCACCGACCTGCAAGTTTACTCAGAGTATGGAGGAACACACGAGACATATGATGTTATCGCGAGGAGTGTTTCGATCAGTCAATGCCAGCATTGTGGACGACAACATTacggttgttgatgaggtgtCAAGACAAGTTGTCGTGAAGGTGAAAATCAGGTGTGAAACGACGGTTGGACCCTACGAGAACGAAGCAATGTTTATAATGGCTATGAATGAGGAGGGAGCTCTGGTGGATGAGATCTTTCAGTTCTTGGACACAGCCCGTTTTCGCCAGTTCCAGGGACGCCTCGAGGAGGCTCAATAA
- a CDS encoding uncharacterized protein (transcript_id=CADANIAT00001020), with protein sequence MTIIPKRSYNVLTTCKAVFRDVGDYWLTTGNLRTTKPQSPAQGFHRDTLLYPVLQYQPATSPSLIVTLLVSMTDATVANGATRVILSSQNGRLLNTIGGPGRASRAKRWGHAGNPSAAAARWWEAYESGTEYKTNATNFLHKMLASCS encoded by the exons ATGACTATCATTCCCAAACGCAGTTACAACG TACTCACAACATGCAAGGCCGTCTTCCGCGACGTGGGAGACTACTGGCTGACCACTGGGAACTTACGAACCACAAAACCACAAAGCCCAGCACAAGGCTTTCACCGGGACACATTGCTCTATCCCGTCCTTCAGTACCAACCTGCCACATCACCATCCCTGATAGTGACGCTCCTTGTCTCCATGACGGACGCCACTGTTGCCAACGGTGCAACGCGGGTCATTCTCAGCAGCCAAAATGGGAGGCTGTTGAACACCATCGGAGGACCAGGCCGTGCAAGCAGAGCTAAACGCTGGGGACATGCTGGTAATCCCTCAGCGGCTGCTGCACGCTGGTGGGAAGCATACGAATCAGGCACCGAATACAAGACGAATGCTACTAATTTTCTTCACAAGATGTTAGCTAGTTGCTCTTGA